From Quercus lobata isolate SW786 chromosome 1, ValleyOak3.0 Primary Assembly, whole genome shotgun sequence, one genomic window encodes:
- the LOC115989177 gene encoding adenylate kinase isoenzyme 6 homolog has translation MAQNGSVRKRGPNILVTGTPGTGKTTTSSALAEATQLRHIIIGDLVKEKNLHDGWDDELDCYVINEDLVCDELEDLMEEGGNIVDYHGCDFFPERWFDRVVVLQTDNTVLYDRLSRRGYTGSKLSNNIECEIFQVLLQEAKESYPEDIVVALKSDTIEDISRNVASLTDWVGSWHPAS, from the exons ATGGCACAAAATGGTAGTGTGAGAAAGAGGGGGCCAAACATTCTGGTGACAGGAACGCCTGGGACGGGCAAGACAACGACATCGTCTGCTTTAGCAGAAGCCACCCAGCTCCGCCACATCATCATCGGTGATTTGGTCAAGGAGAAGAACCTCCATGATGGCTGGGATGACGAGCTTGACTGTTACGTCATCAATGAAGACCTC GTTTGTGATGAGCTTGAGGATTTGATGGAAGAAGGGGGGAACATTGTGGACTACCATGGCTGTGATTTCTTTCCTGAGCGATGGTTTGATCGAGTAGTTGTGCTTCAGACCGACAACACAGTGTTGTATGATCGCTTGAGTAGGAG AGGTTACACAGGTTCAAAGCTCTCAAACAACATTGAGTGTGAAATCTTTCAAGTTCTGCTCCAAGAGGCGAAAGAAAGTTACCCAGAGGACATTGTGGTGGCATTAAAGAGCGATACAATTGAAGACATTTCCAGAAATGTTGCGAGTTTAACAGATTGGGTGGGAAGTTGGCACCCTGCTTCCTAG
- the LOC115952527 gene encoding uncharacterized protein LOC115952527 isoform X1, giving the protein MLIRSLLSANVLPLRCFSSSAINVLKTGDILRQARIFTNEDVLEYSKVSHDSNPMHFDSELAQNAGFEDRLVQGMLVAALFPRIISSHFPGAVYVSQSLNFKLPVYVGDKVAGVVQAISLKESKKRYIVKFKTSCFKNDEILVLDGEAMAILPTLAVEQVHSME; this is encoded by the exons ATGTTAATCAGGAGTTTACTTTCAGCCAATGTCCTCCCTTTGAGATGTTTTTCCTCATCAGCAATTAATGTTCTAAAAACTGGAGATATTTTAAGGCAAGCAAGAATTTTTACAAATGAAGATGTCCTTGAATATTCGAAGGTGAGTCATGATTCAAATCCTATGCATTTTGATTCTGAGCTTGCTCAAAATGCTGGATTCGAAGATAGACTTGTTCAAGGGATGCTTGTTGCTGCCCTATTTCCTCGGATAATTTCTTCCCATTTT CCTGGAGCTGTATATGTTTCCCAAAGCTTGAATTTCAAGTTGCCAGTCTATGTTGGAGACAAGGTGGCAGGTGTGGTACAAGCGATTAGTTtgaaagaaagcaagaaaagatACAT AGTAAAATTCAAGACAAGTTGCTTTAAGAATGATGAGATTCTTGTTCTTGATGGAGAGGCTATGGCCATTTTACCTACGCTTGCAGTAGAACAAGTGCATTCAATGgaatga
- the LOC115952527 gene encoding uncharacterized protein LOC115952527 isoform X2, which yields MSLLSANVLPLRCFSSSAINVLKTGDILRQARIFTNEDVLEYSKVSHDSNPMHFDSELAQNAGFEDRLVQGMLVAALFPRIISSHFPGAVYVSQSLNFKLPVYVGDKVAGVVQAISLKESKKRYIVKFKTSCFKNDEILVLDGEAMAILPTLAVEQVHSME from the exons AT GAGTTTACTTTCAGCCAATGTCCTCCCTTTGAGATGTTTTTCCTCATCAGCAATTAATGTTCTAAAAACTGGAGATATTTTAAGGCAAGCAAGAATTTTTACAAATGAAGATGTCCTTGAATATTCGAAGGTGAGTCATGATTCAAATCCTATGCATTTTGATTCTGAGCTTGCTCAAAATGCTGGATTCGAAGATAGACTTGTTCAAGGGATGCTTGTTGCTGCCCTATTTCCTCGGATAATTTCTTCCCATTTT CCTGGAGCTGTATATGTTTCCCAAAGCTTGAATTTCAAGTTGCCAGTCTATGTTGGAGACAAGGTGGCAGGTGTGGTACAAGCGATTAGTTtgaaagaaagcaagaaaagatACAT AGTAAAATTCAAGACAAGTTGCTTTAAGAATGATGAGATTCTTGTTCTTGATGGAGAGGCTATGGCCATTTTACCTACGCTTGCAGTAGAACAAGTGCATTCAATGgaatga